The genome window TCTATGAATTGGGCGATTTTATCGATAAACACCCCTTTTATCAACAAATTTTCAATATTGGTGACTTCGCGTATTTTGACCATATAATATTTCCATATGAAATATTAAATTTACTATGATTTAACCTAAATGGCACCCACATGAAAATTGAGAAAGTTAAAAAGCGCGACCGAGAGCGGACAAAAAGCAAGATCCTCAAAGCAGTAGGAGAAGTTATCGAACAACACGGAACAGAAAAGGTAGGCGTTAACCTCATTGCGCGCACAGCAGGCGTGAACAAGGTTTTGATCTATCGCTATTTTGAAAGTGTTGATGGATTGATGGAGCAATATGTCAGATCCGGTGAGTACACTTCCACCACGGCGACGGAATACATTGACAACATTCCTACGCTGGCACCCGAGGAACGCAGCAAAGCGCTTACAAGCCTGATGCACACTTTTATGAATGACTTGCGGGAAAGAAAGGCTACGCGCGATCTGCTCCGCTGGGAAATCGGAACAGGTAAATCCATGCTTTCCGATGCCCGTAACCAAGTTGCAACGCGGATCCTGGACAAGATCGGCAACCTCCCTAATTACAGCGACACCAGCGCGCTTGTATCATTCCTTTCGGCCGGCATCTACTTCATGACCATTTCTACGGACTACCGTGAAAAAATGATCGACGTAGACCTCCATTCCGACGAAGGCTGGAAACGAATTGAAAAAGTGATTGAACGCATCATCACAGACATCAGAAATTAACCTGCTGATCAGAATTTAACCTGCTAAAAAAATTTTAAGGCTCAATCAGAAGCCTGCCAGGGAGTGTGCAGCTATTTCATTTGAAATATTGTACACTCCTTGTTCTATATTTGCGGTTCCCTGCAAAGACTTGCCGCAGGTTAACATGCAATGAGCGTTCTAAAAAAATTAGCCAGCGAAACCGCTATTTATGGTATCAGCACAATGCTGGGGCGGTTCTTAAATTACCTGCTGGTTGCCCTACACACCAAGTTATTTGAACCCGAACAAATTGCCGCCCAAGGCCAGCTCTATGCCTATGCGGGCCTCGCGATGGTGCTTTACACCTTTGGAATGGAAACCGCTTTTTTCCGTTTCGCACGACAGGAAACTGATAGAAAGGCTTACTACAACCTGATTCTCAGCGCAGTTATCATTATCAGTGTATTTTTCTCCGGCCTGCTGTTTATCTTCGCCGACCACGCTGCAGCATTTATTAAATACCCGGAAAGCGTTTCGCTCGTCAGAATGTTTGCAGTAATTATGGCGATCGATGGCATTGTTTCGATCCCGTTTGCAAGGCTGCGGCTGGAAGGGAAAGGGAAGAAATTCGTAATCCTGCGCGTGACCAATATTGCGATCAATATCTTTTTAAACCTCTTTTTCCTGATCCTTTGCCGCGATATACATGCGGGGAAATATCTGCTTTTCCTGCAACCGGCTGTTGATGCGATTTACGATCCATTACGTGCACCGGATTACATTGTTACCGCCAATCTGGTTGCTAACCTGCTGTTTTTCTGGATGTTGAGAAGAGAATTTGCCGATTTCAAATTTGTGTTCAACAAAACCCTGTTCCGCCCGGTATGGATTTACGCCTACCCGATCATGATCATGAATGCAGGCGGCGTGCTGAATATGCTGTTTGACAGGGCGTTTATCCAGTTCTTATTGCCCGAAAATTTCTATCCCGGACGAACCTCCAAGCAGGCAATCGGGATTTATGTGCAGTGTTACAAACTGTCGATTTTTATGAACCTGGCAATCCAATCATTCAAATACGCTGCTGAGCCGTTTTTCTTTTCAAAAGGGGAAGACAAGAATGCGCCACCGGTGTTTGCCAAGGTTACCAAGTATTTTATCATTATCTGCGTGCTCATGTGGGTGGGCATATGCCTGAACCTGGATCTGCTGGCGGAGTTGTTTTTGAAACAAAAGATCTATCACGAAGGATTACCTGTGGTGCCCTGGTTACTGGCTGGCTATCTGTTCCTGGGCGTTTACTATAACCTCGCTACGTGGTTTAAACTGACAGATAAAACAGAATACGGAACCTGGCTCACATTAATGGGCGCGGCCATAACCATTGCAACCAGCTTCATTCTGGTGCCGCAGATCGGCTATCTGGGCTTTGCCATTGCATTTGCGACCTCGTCTTTTATCATGGTCGCATTGTGTTATTATTTTGGTCAAAAGTATTATCCTGTTCCTTATGACGTCCTTTCTGCCGTAGGTTACATTGGCGTGGGCGGGCTGGTAATCATCGCATCCACATTCGTCAAGATCCCGAATCTGTACATTGCAGTTCCGGTGCATATGCTTGTCCTTGCGATTTTTGCTGTGGCTGTATTTTTAATTGAGCGGAAGAATATTCCCTTCTTAAATAAAAGATAGAAAAGCTATTTTTCCATTTCGCGGAGCAGCTTATTAGAAAAAAGGAATTCCTTTAACTCCGGAACATCTGTTCTGATGATCTCTGAACTAACGCCTTCCCAAAGTTTGGAGCCTTCGTAGAGGAACATAATGTTCTGTCCGATCTCCATGACGGAATTCATATCGTGTGTAATGATGATTGTTGTGATCTGAAATTCTTCTGTAATTTCCTTGATCAACTCATCAATTTTGACGGAAGTAAGCGGGTCCAGTCCTGAATTGGGTTCATCGCAGAAAAGATACATTGGGTTCATTACAATAGCCCTGGCAATCCCAACGCGCTTTTTCATCCCGCCGCTGATTTCCGAAGGCATTCTTTTAGCCGCCGCTTCCAATCCAACGCGCTGCAAACAAAACGCAACACGCTCCTGCTTTTCCTCAACCGATTGGTCTGTAAGCATATCCAACGGAAACCGCACATTTTCTTCCACTGTTTTGGAATCAAAAAGTGCCCCACCCTGGAATAGCACGCCCATTTCACGCCGGATCGACTGCTGCGTTTCCTTATCACAATGGTAAAAATCGCGGCCATTGTAAAGCACATTGCCCTGGTCGGGTTTCACCAGTCCGATCATGCATTTCAGCAAAACACTCTTTCCGGTTCCGCTGCCGCCGATGATGAGATTGGTCTCCCCTTTTTTAAATGATGCACTAATGCCTTTTAAAACCTCCTTGCCATTAAATGCTTTGTAGATATTGCTTACTTCAATCATTTGCTGATTCAGTTATTCTTAATTCATGGCTAATGCGCTTTTACAATAAAAGCTGGGCTAAAAGATAATCGGCTACCAGGATCGAAATACAGCTGTTGGTCACGGCTTCTGTGCTCGACTTTCCTACTTCCAATGCGCCGCCTGTTGTGAAAAACCCCTTAAAAGAAGATATTGTTGCAATCAGGAAGCCAAAAACAAAAGGTTTTATACACATGAAGAAAATGTTGTACGGCACAAACGAATCTCTGATCCCGTATAGATAATCCCGCTCGGTAATAACGCCTGTTAATGTGCCGGCCAGGTAACCGCCCAGAATCCCCAGAAATGCAGAAAAAATAACCAACATAGGGAAAGTCAGCATGGCTGCCACGACCTTGGGCAAAACGAGATAAGACGATGAATTGATCCCCATCACTTCCAGGGCGTCAATCTGCTCGGTAATGCGCATGGTGCCCAGCTCACTGGCAATGTTGGAACCGACCTTGCCGGCAAGCACAATGCAAGTGATCGTAGGCGCCAGTTCAAGAATTTCCATGTCCCGCACGATGAGCGCAACGGTTGAAATGGGAATGATAGGACTAACGAGGTTATAGGCCGTTTGAATGCAGGAAACGGCGCCAATGAATGTGGAAACAATGGCAACAATGAATATAGAGCTCACTCCTATCCCCACACATTCCTCCATGAGCCGCCGCCAGTACACCGATAGTTTTTCACCCTTTCCGAATAGTGTTCCTAAAAAAATGAAGTATTTCCCGATTACAGACATAATATCTTAATTGTATTCAATATTTTCGGGAAAATTAGGCAAAAAAAGAAGCAATCAGAAAAATGAATCCAATAGCGGTTATCACCGGAGGGACGAAAGGGATCGGAAAAGCGTGCGTTGAGCGGTTTTTGGAAGAGGGGTTTGATGTAATTACCTGTGCAAGAAACGCTAGCGACCTCCAAGCGCTGGAAAAGGAAATGAGCGACCGGTTCGGCAGCGCAAAATTATATTGCCAAACTTCGGACCTCTCCGTAAAAGATGACCTTCTTGCATTTATAGATTTTATTGTTTCAAAAACCAGATTTGTATCGGTCCTGATCAACAACACAGGCACATTTATTCCAGGCCAGATCCACAACGAAACGGAGGGGACATTGGAAAAAACAATGGAGACAAATCTTTACAGCGCCTATCACCTTACCCGCGGAATCCTTCCGGGAATGATTGAAAATCAGAAAGGACATATTTTCACCATGTGCTCCACAGCCAGCATTATGGCCTATCCCAATGGCGGCTCCTATTGTATTTCAAAATTTGCGCTTTACGGAATGACCAAAGTATTGCGGGAAGAGATGAAGCCGCATCAGGTAAAAGTAACCGCCGTTTTGCCGGGAGCGACTTATACAGACAGCTGGAAAGGCTCAGGCCTGCCCGAAGAGCGGTTTATGGAGTCCAAAGACATTGCGGATACGATTTGGGCGGCGTATACATTGTCGCCGAGAGCGGTTATGGAAGAGATATTGATCAGGCCGCAGCTGGGAGATTTAGATTGATTGATGTACAATAGAGCAATTTTACTAAATTGCCGCATTTTTAAAATTATTTATTAAACCCATATTTCATTTCATGGAACAATACCTCGGTATAGACGTGGGCGGTACTAACGTAAAAATGGGGATCGTTGACGCTACGGATGGCAGAATTTCAAATTTTTACAGTCACGATACCGCCAGCTGGCGCAGTTCAGGGCATTTTATCGAACGTTTAGGTGATGCAATAGCGCTCCAGCTTGTTGAATATCCCGAGGTTAAAAGAGTAGGAATCGGCGTTCCGGGGCTCACAACCCGTGACAGAACTACATTAATTGAGATCACAGCCATTCCTGAGATCGATGGAATCGCCATTGTTCCCGATTTGAAAGCCCGCTTTCCTGAACACGATTTTTATCTTGAAAATGACGCTAATGCTGCTGCATTGGGCGAATATTACTTTGGTGAAGACAAGCTTCCCGAAGACTATATTTTTGTAACATTAGGCACAGGCATCGGCGGTGCGGCCATTATTGACAAGAAAGTTTTCAAAGGCGGCGGCGGAAATGCCATGGAGCCAGGCCACGTGCCTTCTAAAAACGGCAAGGTGCTGGAAAGGAACATTGGTAAAAAAGAGCTTCTGGACCTTGCAATCACCATGCGTGCCAATTACACGGGTCAAACACAACTTCCATCCGACGGGACCATTTCCACAACCGGACTTGTTGCTGCTGCTTCCAAAGGCGACGAGCTTGCCAAGCAAGTGTTCCAGGAAATGGGTTATCTGCTGGGCGAAGGGCTGGTTTCTATGGTCCGCATTCTGGACATTACGACCATTCTGATCGGCGGTGGGATTTCTGCTTCGTTTGAATACATTCTGCCTGCCATTAACGAGCGTTTTGAATACTGGTTAACGCCTTATTACCTGAAAACGATTATCATAAAGAGAGCCACCTTGGCGAACGACGCAGGTCTGCTCGGCGCGGCTTCTTTGTGTTTTGATTAATCTTTATATTTTTTGATTAAATAGAATCATACGCTTCTCGCTGAACAGTCCTTACTAGTCAATGATTGTTCAGCGATTTTTTGTATTTTAGGGTATGGTTCGGGCCGCTGGTAAACGCAAACTTATTGCATGAAAAAATTTATACTTCTGGTTTTCATATCATTTGTAGGAGCCTTTATTTCTAATGTTCATGCACAGCAATCCGGCATTGCCATCCTGGACAAATCTCCGGCGAATATGCAGCTGTTTGCAAGGGACAGCACCGGAATGGCTAATGTGGAATTTTTAGGAAGGGTCCAGACGGCCGGATACGCTTACATTTCCGTGGTACAAACCAGGAATAAAGCGCCAAATGCTTACCAGCGAAAAAACCTCGAATACAACGGCTCACAAGCTCCTTTCAACTTCACATTCAGGATCAAGGCGGAACTTGCTGAATATGGATATGAAGTTTACGCCTGCAAATCCAAGTCCGATTCCACACTTATTTCGAAAAGCGATAATGTTGTGGCTGGTGATTTCTATCTCATTTACGGACAGTCGAATGCGGTTGCCTGGGAAGTTGACTACGCTTACCGGAACGAATATGCCCGGACATACGGATCATCAGGAGGCGCGGCCGAATGGGGACTTGCTAATGCCATAGGTCAGCGCGTGGGCATATTTGGAATTGAATTCCAAAGAGTCATAGCAGAAAGATATCAGGTTCCGACCTGCATTCTCAATGGTGCCGCCGCCGGGGCTTCCCTGATTGACCTGACAGACCGGTCCAGTTTTTACGGCTTTTTGCTCAATGCTGCCAAAACAACAGGGTTGCTGCCCTCATTGAGAGCGATATTTTTCTGGCAGGGTGAAACAGAATCTTCTTCCAATGATCCTTTAACCTGGGCGCCACGTTTCGATAAACTCGTGCAAATGTGGAAGGAAGATTATCCAATGGTTAAAAAGATCTACGTTTTCCAGCTTCCCCTTTTTGGTGGTGGTGCTTATGACGACCGGATTGGCGTTGTACGCGAGCAGCAAAGAACATTGGACCGGAAATATCCGATTATCCAACCCTATGCAGCATTGGGTGCCACAGGATGGAACGGGTTCCATTATGGGTTGGAGGGTTATCTGCAACTGGGCAGGGACCTGGCGGATCTGGCGGGTTATAACCACTATGGCGAAAAAGAAAAAATCTCTTCTCCCAGCTTGCAAAAAGCATTCTATTCTACGCCCGAAAAGGATGAAATAACAATGGTTTTCGAGGATTATCAGCAAATGGTTTATCCCAAAGACACCGTAGCTGTTAACATTGAAGGAAGCCTGGAACCAACTTCGGTCTTTTCAGTAAAAGACTTTTTCTACCTGAATGCAGAATGGAAAAAACTTGCTTCGGGCCGGGCTGAGGCTAATAAGATCATTGTCAAGCTGAAAGAGGTTGGTAATGATTCCACGATCAAATATTTGCCTTCAAAATACCATTATTCGGGGCTTTTGAGTGCTGCCTGGGTCTATATAGGGCCGTTTTTAAAGAATACGAAAGGATTGCGCGCCTTTGCTTTTCATCACAACAAGATTTTCCCGTATACAAACCTGGGCACCATAGCCCTTGCCGCTGCCGAAAAGGACAAACAAGTGGTGCTGAGCTGGAACAAATTACCAAATGTTACCGGCTACCTGCTGGAACGATTGGAAGCCAAGGACACGCTGGCCTCCCACGAAACGATGCGCTTCCCCGCAAGTCAACTCGAATATACCGACCCGTCCGCAAAAAAAGGCGTTACCTATATATACCGGATCAGAGGTTACACCGACCAGTCGGAATCGAAACTCGCCTCCACGACAATCACCAAGCAGGGAGAGGACATTGACGTTGTACTGGGCGAGGAGCCGGTTCAGGAACTAAGCATTAATGTGTATCCGAACCCTGTTACGGACGTAATCAACATTGCCTCAACTACTTCTGCTATCAGTCTGGTGGAATTGTATACCGTGAATGGCAAGAAGGTGAAAAATGTTTCCTACGAGAACAAGGATTGGGCAACGATCCCGGTGAATGATCTCAGCAGCGGGCAGTACATTCTCCGGGTTCATTATGGTGATAAAATCAGCACCCGTAAAATGGTCCTTGTGCGGTAAGCGAAGGTTTGTTTTGAAATGAATTTCTCCTAACTAGATGAAATTTACTTCCGGCGATAAGCGGATGCCATATTTGGCTTCCACAGAATCCTGAATGGTGCCTGCCAGCGCACGAATTTCGTTGCCATTGCCCCCGCCGTAATTCACGAGCACCAATGCTTGTTTCTGGTGCACGCCAATCGCACCCTGGCGATATCCTTTCCAACCAGCTTGTTCAATGAGCCAGCCGGCAGGCACTTTGACCATTGTTTGACTTACAACATAACCCGGCATTTCGGGGAAGATGTTTTTGAGCGAATTGTATTGTTCCGATGGGATTTCCGGATTTTTGAAGAAGCTGCCGGCGTTCCCGATTTGAGCAGGATCCGGCAGTTTACTGCGTCGTATGGCAATCACAGCCTGGCTGACGTCCTGGATCGTGGGGCTTGTCACATTCATTTCCAGCAATGTTTTCTGAACATCACCGTAACCAATGTTCAACACAGGTTTTTTATCCAAAACAAATGTCACCCCGGTTACCACATATTGATTTTTGAGCGCTTTTTTGAAAACACTTTCCCGGTAACCAAACTCACATTCTTCCTTTGAAAAAATCCTTTTTATACCGCTTTCAATGGAAACCGCCTCCACAGACTCAACCACATCCTTGATTTCCACCCCGTAAGCACCGATATTTTGCATAGGCGCCGCTCCTACTGTGCCGGGAATAAGTGACAGATTTTCCACGCCTCCGAAGTTGTGCGAGACACAATGCATTACGAACTCATGCCAACCTTCCCCCGCGCCTGCTTTCAGCCACATATGGTCCTCATCTTCCTTTATTTTCTCAATTCCCTTAATGACAGGATGAATTACCAATGCATTGACATTCTGCGTGAAAAGCACGTTGCTTCCGCCGCCGAGAATAAATTTAGGCTTTTGCTGCCATACGGGATCGAGCAATATTTCAGTTAGTTCTTCAACCGAACTTACTTCGGCGAAAAAGGAAGCCGTGGATTCGAGGCCGAAAGTATTGAAATTGCGAAGCGAAAAGTTTGATTGGATTTGCATTGAACTAATAAATAAGTCCGGGTAAAGTTAGCTATTAGATTCAAAATAGCATGTTATGGTGATTCATCCATTTTTGATTAAGTTTGCAGGCTCAGTAATAACGGCTAAGGATATGATGCTGAAAAAGAATTTTTTATGGGCGATTCAGCTCTTCATTATCATCCTTTCGGGTTGCAGCAAAAAGACTGTTGTCAGCTCTTCCAGCTCGGAATACAGGGAAGATCTGTCGTCGGTAAGGCCTCGTTTCGAGTATGTTGAACCGTCAGTTACTCCAAAAGCAGCACCGGTAACCACACCCAAAGCCAGTACGGCGCCAAAGCCGGATGTGGACAAGCCATTGTATGTCAACAAGCGATTGGAAACGGTGCTGGACACGCTGGCAAAACACAACAAGTCCATCCGTTATGTAAACGGCTTTCGGATCCAGATGTATGTGGGTAATGTTAGACAAGAGGCGGACGATGCCAAAAGTTATGTATATCAGGCTTTTCCGGACCTTATCCCCTATGTTTCTTACACACAACCGACATATCGCGTGAAAGTGGGCGATTTCATGTATCGTACAGACGCAGAGCAGTATCTGGAACTGATCAGGGAACGATATTCTTCCGCAGTAATCCTGTCCGACCGCGTGGATATCAAACGAAGCCTGATGATTAACCCTACTGCCGAGAGCAACTAGGATCAATATTTTCAATTTTTAGCAGGATATTATTTTATCCACTTATACATACCCATAGATAATGAAAATAGCCTTAATTACCGGTATTACCGGGCAGGATGGTGCTTATTTAGCTGAGCTTCTTTTGAGCAAGGGATATGAAGTGCACGGGATCAAGCGTCGCAGCTCACTATTCAATACGCAGCGGATCGACCATATTTACGAAGATCCGCACGAGAAAAATATAAGGTTCAAACTGCATTACGGCGACCTGAGCGACTCCACCAACATTATCCGGATTATCCAGGAAGTACAGCCTGACGAAATCTATAACCTGGGCGCAATGTCACATGTGCAGGTGAGCTTCGAAGAGCCCGAGTACACTGCCAATGTAGACGGAATCGGCACATTGCGCATCCTGGAAGCGGTTCGTCTTTTGGGTTTGACTAAAAAAACAAAAATTTATCAGGCCTCTACATCGGAACTTTACGGTTTGGTGCAGCAGGTTCCTCAGTCTGAGACGACGCCATTTTATCCGCGCTCGCCTTACGCGGTTGCAAAGCTTTATGGTTATTGGATCACGGTCAACTACCGCGAAGCTTACGACATGTTTGCGGTGAACGGGATTCTTTTCAACCATGAATCACCATTAAGGGGCGAAACTTTCGTAACCCGCAAGATCACCCGCGCAGTGGCACGCATTGCTTTGGGATTGCAGGATAAAGTTTACCTGGGTAACCTGGACGCGCAGCGCGACTGGGGCCATGCGAAAGATTTCGTGGAAGCAATGTGGCTGATCCTCCAGCAGGAAGTTGCAGAGGATTTCGTGATCGCAACAGGAATCACAACGCGCATTCGTGATTTCGTGAGAATGGCCTTTGCAGAAGTTGGCATTGAGCTTGAATTCAGCGGGGAAGGCGCCGCCGAGATCGCTAAGGTGACAAAATGCAACAACCCTGACTTCCAGATTGAGATCGGAAAAGAAGTTGTAGCCGTTGATCCAAGATATTTCCGCCCGACGGAAGTTGAGCTTTTGATCGGTGATCCTACCAAATCAATGACAAAACTGGGCTGGAAACCAAAATATGATTTGAAAGCATTGGTCAATGATATGGTAACAGCCGACCTTCTGCTCTTCAAGAAAGACAGGCTCCTGGAAAGCAGCGGACACCGCGTTCCTAATTATTACGAATAAAATTAAGCCTTGTTTTTGATAGCAGTGCTATAAGATAAAACCCCCGAAGGACATCCTCCGGGGGTTTTATCTTATAGCATAATGTTCAGGATCAGATCGCCTTAGGAGACTTTTTCTGAACAGATTTTCCAAGATCAATTAGTTTCTCAGGAGTTTGATACCCGATCACCTGCTTAATGACTTTTCCTTTTGCATCAATAAAAAACAATGTAGGATAAGCTTCTAACGGATATTTGCTGGCCAGTTTCAAGCCTTCACCGCTTTCCATATCATATTTTACATTGATAAAATCTTTATTAAAAACAGCTGCAACATCGTCGCGTGTGAAGACATTCTTTTGCATCATTTTGCACGGGCCGCACCAGGTGGTGTAAGCGTCGAAGAATATGATTTTGTTCTCAGCTTTGGCTTTTTTCAGGATTTCAGCCCATTTGGCTTCTGTAAACTGGATCCCTTTTTCCTCCGCCTTTACTTCCTTGCTATTCTTATCCGCTTTATTTGCTTCTGCCGCAATAGTAACTGCAAATGTCATAGTCACGATGGCAACGAGAAGAGACAATTTTTTAAGACCTTTCATCTTTTGATTTAGTTATGGTTTCAATTCCTCTTAAACGAAAATACCCTATTGTTTTATTTTATCCAATTATCCTCCTGCGAACATGCCACCAGGACATTTGAGGTTGGTAAAAAAAGAAAAAGTAACTTCGCATTAATATTAACGTCAAAAAAGCATGAAAGTTCAGGAAGCAAGATACGTAATGAGCAATTCGGATTATGAGAAATGTCCTGATCCCGTTTTGCCCGAATATGCTTTCATAGGGCGCTCAAATGTTGGAAAATCTTCGCTTATTAATATGCTGACCGGAAAGAAATCGCTTGCGAAAACTTCTCAGCAACCAGGTAAGACGCAGCTTATTAACCATTATTTTATCAACGAATCCTGGTATCTGGTGGATTTGCCGGGTTATGGTTATGCCAAAGTGAGCAAAGTTGAGCGTGAGAAATGGGAGAAAATGATCGGAGATTACCTGCACAACCGCGAGAATCTGATCTGCACATTCGTCCTGATCGATATCCGGCATAGCGCGCTGGCGGTGGACCTTGAATTTATGGCGGGGCTGGGCGAAGCCGGAATTCCGTTCCACATTATTTTTACAAAAGCCGACAAACTGAAACCCAACCAGGCGATAAATCAAATGGAGGCTTACAGGCAGAAACTGGCGGAAGTATGGGAGGAAGTGCCGCCTATGTTCATTACATCGGCAGAAAAAAACGAAGGCCGCGACCCGATTCTGGAGGCAATAGAAACTTATAATCAGTCGTTTGAAAGGACAAAGTAAGCCAGAGGTTGTTTCGCGCTCAATCTTTCCGTTATTTTGCGCAAAATTGAGGTGGTCATCGCATTCAACATAATCATTATTAAGATATAACTAATTAGTAAGAAAGGATGAGTGAAAAAGTAGAGTCAACAGGAATGGATTTGTTGAAAGAAATAGCAAATGTTTCAGGAAAAGGCGGATTGTTCCGTATTCTTAAGCCTAGCCGTGCAGGTGTGATCGTGGAAAGCCTGGATGAAAAGCGTGAAAAAACGCTGATCGGGCCAACTGCACGTGTTTCTGTTTTGAAAGACGTTTCTATTTTTACGGACGGTGAAGAAGAATCAGCTCCATTGGCAGACGTTTTTTTGAAAATCCGTGAAGAGCATGGCGAAGAAGTGACATTGCAGCCTAAAACTGCATCTGACAAAGAATTGATCGAGTTTTTGAACAAAATCCTTCCTGATTTCGACCGGTCAAAAGTTTATGTTTCAGACATTAAGAAAATCATTTCCTGGTATAATTTATTGTCAAAATATACGCCTGAACTGTTCGTTGCTTCCACTGAGGAACCTGGCGAAGAAGCGCAGGTAGAAGAAACTTCGGAAGTGGTTGCGGAAGACGCTCCTGAGCAGGAAAAGAAAAGCAAAAAATAATTTCGTTGTATAAATCATTGTTTGAACCCTGTCGATCCGACGGGGTTTTTACTTTTTAACATTACCGCCGGCCCACCTTATGACATCGCTTTCCGCTTACATTGACCATACTTTGCTCACTGCCAATGCAA of Dyadobacter chenhuakuii contains these proteins:
- a CDS encoding SDR family oxidoreductase, producing the protein MNPIAVITGGTKGIGKACVERFLEEGFDVITCARNASDLQALEKEMSDRFGSAKLYCQTSDLSVKDDLLAFIDFIVSKTRFVSVLINNTGTFIPGQIHNETEGTLEKTMETNLYSAYHLTRGILPGMIENQKGHIFTMCSTASIMAYPNGGSYCISKFALYGMTKVLREEMKPHQVKVTAVLPGATYTDSWKGSGLPEERFMESKDIADTIWAAYTLSPRAVMEEILIRPQLGDLD
- a CDS encoding lipopolysaccharide biosynthesis protein, yielding MSVLKKLASETAIYGISTMLGRFLNYLLVALHTKLFEPEQIAAQGQLYAYAGLAMVLYTFGMETAFFRFARQETDRKAYYNLILSAVIIISVFFSGLLFIFADHAAAFIKYPESVSLVRMFAVIMAIDGIVSIPFARLRLEGKGKKFVILRVTNIAINIFLNLFFLILCRDIHAGKYLLFLQPAVDAIYDPLRAPDYIVTANLVANLLFFWMLRREFADFKFVFNKTLFRPVWIYAYPIMIMNAGGVLNMLFDRAFIQFLLPENFYPGRTSKQAIGIYVQCYKLSIFMNLAIQSFKYAAEPFFFSKGEDKNAPPVFAKVTKYFIIICVLMWVGICLNLDLLAELFLKQKIYHEGLPVVPWLLAGYLFLGVYYNLATWFKLTDKTEYGTWLTLMGAAITIATSFILVPQIGYLGFAIAFATSSFIMVALCYYFGQKYYPVPYDVLSAVGYIGVGGLVIIASTFVKIPNLYIAVPVHMLVLAIFAVAVFLIERKNIPFLNKR
- a CDS encoding ROK family protein, with translation MEQYLGIDVGGTNVKMGIVDATDGRISNFYSHDTASWRSSGHFIERLGDAIALQLVEYPEVKRVGIGVPGLTTRDRTTLIEITAIPEIDGIAIVPDLKARFPEHDFYLENDANAAALGEYYFGEDKLPEDYIFVTLGTGIGGAAIIDKKVFKGGGGNAMEPGHVPSKNGKVLERNIGKKELLDLAITMRANYTGQTQLPSDGTISTTGLVAAASKGDELAKQVFQEMGYLLGEGLVSMVRILDITTILIGGGISASFEYILPAINERFEYWLTPYYLKTIIIKRATLANDAGLLGAASLCFD
- the murB gene encoding UDP-N-acetylmuramate dehydrogenase, translating into MQIQSNFSLRNFNTFGLESTASFFAEVSSVEELTEILLDPVWQQKPKFILGGGSNVLFTQNVNALVIHPVIKGIEKIKEDEDHMWLKAGAGEGWHEFVMHCVSHNFGGVENLSLIPGTVGAAPMQNIGAYGVEIKDVVESVEAVSIESGIKRIFSKEECEFGYRESVFKKALKNQYVVTGVTFVLDKKPVLNIGYGDVQKTLLEMNVTSPTIQDVSQAVIAIRRSKLPDPAQIGNAGSFFKNPEIPSEQYNSLKNIFPEMPGYVVSQTMVKVPAGWLIEQAGWKGYRQGAIGVHQKQALVLVNYGGGNGNEIRALAGTIQDSVEAKYGIRLSPEVNFI
- a CDS encoding TetR/AcrR family transcriptional regulator, translated to MKIEKVKKRDRERTKSKILKAVGEVIEQHGTEKVGVNLIARTAGVNKVLIYRYFESVDGLMEQYVRSGEYTSTTATEYIDNIPTLAPEERSKALTSLMHTFMNDLRERKATRDLLRWEIGTGKSMLSDARNQVATRILDKIGNLPNYSDTSALVSFLSAGIYFMTISTDYREKMIDVDLHSDEGWKRIEKVIERIITDIRN
- a CDS encoding ABC transporter ATP-binding protein, yielding MIEVSNIYKAFNGKEVLKGISASFKKGETNLIIGGSGTGKSVLLKCMIGLVKPDQGNVLYNGRDFYHCDKETQQSIRREMGVLFQGGALFDSKTVEENVRFPLDMLTDQSVEEKQERVAFCLQRVGLEAAAKRMPSEISGGMKKRVGIARAIVMNPMYLFCDEPNSGLDPLTSVKIDELIKEITEEFQITTIIITHDMNSVMEIGQNIMFLYEGSKLWEGVSSEIIRTDVPELKEFLFSNKLLREMEK
- a CDS encoding T9SS type A sorting domain-containing protein, with product MKKFILLVFISFVGAFISNVHAQQSGIAILDKSPANMQLFARDSTGMANVEFLGRVQTAGYAYISVVQTRNKAPNAYQRKNLEYNGSQAPFNFTFRIKAELAEYGYEVYACKSKSDSTLISKSDNVVAGDFYLIYGQSNAVAWEVDYAYRNEYARTYGSSGGAAEWGLANAIGQRVGIFGIEFQRVIAERYQVPTCILNGAAAGASLIDLTDRSSFYGFLLNAAKTTGLLPSLRAIFFWQGETESSSNDPLTWAPRFDKLVQMWKEDYPMVKKIYVFQLPLFGGGAYDDRIGVVREQQRTLDRKYPIIQPYAALGATGWNGFHYGLEGYLQLGRDLADLAGYNHYGEKEKISSPSLQKAFYSTPEKDEITMVFEDYQQMVYPKDTVAVNIEGSLEPTSVFSVKDFFYLNAEWKKLASGRAEANKIIVKLKEVGNDSTIKYLPSKYHYSGLLSAAWVYIGPFLKNTKGLRAFAFHHNKIFPYTNLGTIALAAAEKDKQVVLSWNKLPNVTGYLLERLEAKDTLASHETMRFPASQLEYTDPSAKKGVTYIYRIRGYTDQSESKLASTTITKQGEDIDVVLGEEPVQELSINVYPNPVTDVINIASTTSAISLVELYTVNGKKVKNVSYENKDWATIPVNDLSSGQYILRVHYGDKISTRKMVLVR
- a CDS encoding MlaE family ABC transporter permease gives rise to the protein MSVIGKYFIFLGTLFGKGEKLSVYWRRLMEECVGIGVSSIFIVAIVSTFIGAVSCIQTAYNLVSPIIPISTVALIVRDMEILELAPTITCIVLAGKVGSNIASELGTMRITEQIDALEVMGINSSSYLVLPKVVAAMLTFPMLVIFSAFLGILGGYLAGTLTGVITERDYLYGIRDSFVPYNIFFMCIKPFVFGFLIATISSFKGFFTTGGALEVGKSSTEAVTNSCISILVADYLLAQLLL